In the genome of Dermacentor silvarum isolate Dsil-2018 chromosome 1, BIME_Dsil_1.4, whole genome shotgun sequence, one region contains:
- the LOC119461374 gene encoding uncharacterized protein C2orf42-like: MSNIGGTVTSHGSPSAVSSRKGLFSDLGKATLRGIRKCPKCGTYNGTRGVRCKNKACDAVFRERGARKRAADAVRLHAPGQLYSVRLQRGDARTFVQLSAEGRAQCEGCQGASSCAHVQAALRCVVQAQALPLKDSVVEAQEESVRDAIWELVAAEGPPLVQRVSKAVLVARSHQGGFVHVRVSPRRELRCGGCGGKGSTQGCVHSYACMCALTSADKLRDVAPKHPEPSLSFLQWLAGVTERINQTMRYDRPGRPDPLVFHVPHQFFDCLQQRICGRRQPARKDGVKCTWSITNLMHVRHIFETPVVPLEESRTFVENRDGTFEPYEPPCLSQEPPSEGVPVIRPLELKTFLKVGNPPQSVPFVIEWTPDVLPRSRVGELLLKFEYGHLRNGLIDVRS; encoded by the coding sequence ATGTCAAACATTGGTGGAACCGTTACGTCTCATGGGTCGCCAAGTGCAGTGTCGTCTCGCAAGGGTCTGTTCAGTGACCTTGGCAAGGCCACTCTTCGCGGCATCCGAAAATGTCCTAAGTGCGGCACTTACAACGGTACGCGCGGCGTGCGCTGCAAGAACAAGGCATGCGACGCAGTGTTTCGGGAGCGTGGCGCACGCAAGCGGGCCGCCGACGCTGTACGGCTTCACGCGCCGGGCCAGCTCTATTCTGTGCGGCTGCAGCGGGGTGATGCACGAACATTCGTGCAGCTGTCGGCTGAAGGTAGGGCCCAGTGCGAGGGCTGCCAGGGTGCATCCAGCTGCGCGCACGTGCAGGCCGCGCTGCGTTGCGTCGTCCAGGCCCAGGCGCTGCCACTGAAAGACTCTGTTGTGGAAGCCCAAGAGGAGAGCGTTCGAGATGCCATTTGGGAGCTGGTCGCTGCCGAGGGCCCACCGCTCGTGCAGCGTGTTTCGAAGGCTGTGTTGGTGGCTCGGAGCCACCAGGGTGGCTTCGTACATGTTCGAGTTAGCCCCCGCCGTGAGCTGCGCTGTGGTGGCTGCGGCGGCAAGGGTTCAACGCAAGGCTGTGTCCACTCGTATGCGTGCATGTGTGCGCTCACGAGCGCCGACAAACTGCGTGATGTGGCGCCCAAGCACCCTGAACCATCTTTGAGCTTTTTGCAGTGGTTGGCAGGCGTCACGGAGCGCATCAATCAGACAATGCGCTACGATCGACCGGGCCGACCTGACCCGCTTGTTTTTCACGTGCCTCATCAATTTTTTGACTGCTTACAGCAGCGAATATGTGGGCGCCGGCAGCCTGCGCGGAAGGACGGAGTCAAGTGCACGTGGAGTATCACCAATCTCATGCATGTGCGTCACATTTTCGAGACGCCTGTCGTGCCGCTAGAGGAGAGCAGAACCTTCGTAGAGAATCGCGATGGGACTTTTGAGCCTTACGAACCGCCTTGTTTGTCTCAAGAACCGCCGTCTGAAGGCGTTCCAGTCATCAGACCTCTGGAACTCAAAACATTCCTGAAGGTGGGGAACCCACCCCAGTCGGTGCCGTTCGTTATTGAGTGGACTCCTGACGTGCTTCCTCGCAGTCGAGTTGGCGAATTGCTTCTTAAGTTTGAATATGGTCATTTAAGAAATGGACTCATTGACGTAAGGTCATAG